From Homo sapiens chromosome 6, GRCh38.p14 Primary Assembly, the proteins below share one genomic window:
- the SERPINB1 gene encoding leukocyte elastase inhibitor isoform X1, with protein sequence MEQLSSANTRFALDLFLALSENNPAGNIFISPFSISSAMAMVFLGTRGNTAAQLSKTFHFNTVEEVHSRFQSLNADINKRGASYILKLANRLYGEKTYNFLPEFLVSTQKTYGADLASVDFQHASEDARKTINQWVKGQTEGKIPELLASGMVDNMTKLVLVNAIYFKGNWKDKFMKEATTNAPFRLNKKDRKTVKMMYQKKKFAYGYIEDLKCRVLELPYQGEELSMVILLPDDIEDESTGLKKIEEQLTLEKLHEWTKPENLDFIEVNVSLPRFKLEESYTLNSDLARLGVQDLFNSSKADLSGMSGARDIFISKIVHKSFVEVNEEGTEAAAATAGIATFCMLMPEENFTADHPFLFFIRHNSSGSILFLGRFSSP encoded by the exons ATGGAGCAGCTGAGCTCAGCAAACACCCGCTTCGCCTTGGACCTGTTCCTGGCGTTGAGTGAGAACAATCCGGCTGGAAACATCTTCATCTCTCCCTTCAGCATTTCATCTGCTATGGCCATGGTTTTTCTGGGGACCAGAGGTAACACGGCAGCACAGCTGTCCAAG actTTCCATTTCAACACGGTTGAAGAGGTTCATTCAAGATTCCAGAGTCTGAATGCTGATATCAACAAACGTGGAGCGTCTTATATTCTGAAACTTGCTAATAGATTATATGGAGAGAAAACTTACAATTTCCTTCCT gaGTTCTTGGTTTCGACTCAGAAAACATATGGTGCTGACCTGGCCAGTGTGGATTTTCAGCATGCCTCTGAAGATGCAAGGAAGACCATAAACCAGTGGGTCAAAGGACAGACAGAAG gaaaaattcCGGAACTGTTGGCTTCGGGCATGGTTGATAACATGACCAAACTTGTGCTAGTAAATGCCATCTATTTCAAGGGAAACTGGAAGGATAAATTCATGAAAGAAGCCACGACGAATGCACCATTCAGATTGAATAAG aaagacagaaaaactgtgaaaatgatgtatcagaagaaaaaatttgCATATGGCTACATCGAGGACCTTAAGTGCCGTGTGCTGGAACTGCCTTACCAAGGCGAGGAGCTCAGCATGGTCATCCTGCTGCCGGATGACATTGAGGACGAGTCCACGGGCCTGAAGAAG ATTGAGGAACAGTTGACTTTGGAAAAGTTGCATGAGTGGACTAAACCTGAGAATCTCGATTTCATTGAAGTTAATGTCAGCTTGCCCAGGTTCAAACTGGAAGAGAGTTACACTCTCAACTCCGACCTCGCCCGCCTAGGTGTGCAGGATCTCTTTAACAGTAGCAAGGCTGATCTGTCTGGCATGTCAGGAGCCAgagatatttttatatcaaaaattGTCCACAAGTCATTTGTGGAAGTGAATGAAGAGGGAACAGAGGCGGCAGCTGCCACAGCAGGCATCGCAACTTTCTGCATGTTGATGCCCGAAGAAAATTTCACTGCCGACCAtccattccttttctttattcgGCATAATTCCTCAGGTAGCATCCTATTCTTGGGGAGATTTTCTTCCCCTTAG
- the SERPINB1 gene encoding leukocyte elastase inhibitor isoform X2: MDSLHGKTFHFNTVEEVHSRFQSLNADINKRGASYILKLANRLYGEKTYNFLPEFLVSTQKTYGADLASVDFQHASEDARKTINQWVKGQTEGKIPELLASGMVDNMTKLVLVNAIYFKGNWKDKFMKEATTNAPFRLNKKDRKTVKMMYQKKKFAYGYIEDLKCRVLELPYQGEELSMVILLPDDIEDESTGLKKIEEQLTLEKLHEWTKPENLDFIEVNVSLPRFKLEESYTLNSDLARLGVQDLFNSSKADLSGMSGARDIFISKIVHKSFVEVNEEGTEAAAATAGIATFCMLMPEENFTADHPFLFFIRHNSSGSILFLGRFSSP; encoded by the exons ATGGACAGTCTGCATGGAAAG actTTCCATTTCAACACGGTTGAAGAGGTTCATTCAAGATTCCAGAGTCTGAATGCTGATATCAACAAACGTGGAGCGTCTTATATTCTGAAACTTGCTAATAGATTATATGGAGAGAAAACTTACAATTTCCTTCCT gaGTTCTTGGTTTCGACTCAGAAAACATATGGTGCTGACCTGGCCAGTGTGGATTTTCAGCATGCCTCTGAAGATGCAAGGAAGACCATAAACCAGTGGGTCAAAGGACAGACAGAAG gaaaaattcCGGAACTGTTGGCTTCGGGCATGGTTGATAACATGACCAAACTTGTGCTAGTAAATGCCATCTATTTCAAGGGAAACTGGAAGGATAAATTCATGAAAGAAGCCACGACGAATGCACCATTCAGATTGAATAAG aaagacagaaaaactgtgaaaatgatgtatcagaagaaaaaatttgCATATGGCTACATCGAGGACCTTAAGTGCCGTGTGCTGGAACTGCCTTACCAAGGCGAGGAGCTCAGCATGGTCATCCTGCTGCCGGATGACATTGAGGACGAGTCCACGGGCCTGAAGAAG ATTGAGGAACAGTTGACTTTGGAAAAGTTGCATGAGTGGACTAAACCTGAGAATCTCGATTTCATTGAAGTTAATGTCAGCTTGCCCAGGTTCAAACTGGAAGAGAGTTACACTCTCAACTCCGACCTCGCCCGCCTAGGTGTGCAGGATCTCTTTAACAGTAGCAAGGCTGATCTGTCTGGCATGTCAGGAGCCAgagatatttttatatcaaaaattGTCCACAAGTCATTTGTGGAAGTGAATGAAGAGGGAACAGAGGCGGCAGCTGCCACAGCAGGCATCGCAACTTTCTGCATGTTGATGCCCGAAGAAAATTTCACTGCCGACCAtccattccttttctttattcgGCATAATTCCTCAGGTAGCATCCTATTCTTGGGGAGATTTTCTTCCCCTTAG